Genomic segment of Salvia hispanica cultivar TCC Black 2014 chromosome 2, UniMelb_Shisp_WGS_1.0, whole genome shotgun sequence:
TTTCAGCAACTAAACCAAACAAACTAAGAAAAACACAAGCaatgatcaaaacaaaaaatcacacATCCCTCAAATTTCTCACAACCTTTGATCATGGCCGCAACTACgtttctttccttcttcatcttcctcaTCATCTCTCACATTCCAGAATCTTCTTCCCAGCAAAACATCGAGACGTTCTATCCATTCTCTCCTCCGCCTATTCCTTCCATCGTcccgccgcctccgcctccaGACGCGCCCATCTCCTTCCCTCCGCCGCCCGGGCCGGAAGTCCCACCGCCGCGCAGGACTTCCACTAAGGCCGCGGTGGGAAGGGCGATAGGCGTCACGGCTGCAAGCACAGTCGTTTTGTCCGCgcttcttttgtttctctttgTGAGGTATAATTCGCGGCGGAAGCGGGAGGAGAATCCTCCCGCTTCCGCTGCCGCCGCAGCCAATGGCTCGGCGGCGCGTGGGAGCTTCAGGCGATACGGCGGGAACGTGAAGGGGCTGATTGTGGATGAGAATGGTTTGGATGTGCTGTATTGGAGAAATATGCAGGAGGGGGagaatcagaatcagaatcagaatcaAGGTGGTTACCGGAAACAGAATTTCAAGAGCTTGAAGGAGGAGCAGCAAGAGGAGGAGAAGAGAGTTGTTAgtgagagggagagagagaggaagagtaAGCCGCCGGTGCAAGAACTTCCTCTGCTTCGAGGGAAATCCTCCACTTCTCAGAGCTTAATCTGGGCGGAGGAGAAGCATGATCGGATCGTCGAGAAAGCACCTTCGTTTGCAGTTAAGGTTGAAAAGCAACTCTTGCAGAATgggcctccgccgccgccgcttccTCCACCGCCGCGCCTCTCCGCTCCACCACCAGTAGTAGCGGTTGGAGCAATTGCGAAAAAAAGCCCcgcaccaccaccacccccGCCGCCTATTCCGGCCAACATAGgtccgcctccgccgccgcctaATAAGCGGTCGTCTTCAGCCGGAGAAAGCTCTAGTGAGAAAGTAAAACTGAAACCCTTGCACTGGGATAAGGTGAATCCAAATGTGGAGCATTCCATGGTGTGGGACAAAATCGACAAGGGCTCATTCAAGTAATCATCATTAATTTTGCTCAATTTCTTTTCCcccaattcaattcaattcacagtgttaataaatgaaaatgcagATTTGACGGAGACCTAATGGAAGCCCTCTTCGGATCAGTAGCCGTGAACAGAAGATCCCcacgcggcggcggcgacacCAATCAACCACCGAGTCCATTGAGCAACAAATCCGGCCCTCCCTCGCAGATATTCCTCCTCGACACGCGGCGATCACAAAACACCGCCATCGTCCTCAAATCCCTCGCCCTCTCCAGAAAAGAAATCATCGACGCTCTCCACGAAGGCCACGGCCTCAGCAGCGACACAATCGAGAAGCTCGCCGCAATCGCCCCTACAAGCGACGAAGCCTCACAGATCACCGCCTTCGACGGCGATCCGACGAGGCTCGCCGACGCAGAATCCTTCCTCTACCACCTCCTCAAATCCGTCCCCACCGCCTTCAGCAGGTTCCACGCCATGCTCTTCCGATCAAACTACGATTCCGAGGTCTTAAGCATCAAGGCTTCCCTCTACGCGCTCGAATCAGCTTGCAAGGAACTCCGCACTAGAGGACTCTTCCTCAAGCTTCTAGAAGCCGTTCTCAAAGCCGGAAACCGGTTAAACGCAGGGACGTCGCGAGGCAACGCGCAGGCCTTCAACCTCACAGCTCTCAGAAAACTCTCCGACGTCAAGAGCTCCGACGGGAAAACCACGCTGCTCCAGTTCGTGGTGCAGGAAGTCGTCCGGGCGGAGGGAAAGCGCTGCGTTCTCAACAGAAATCGCAGTctcaataacaataacaataacgATAACAACAACGCGGCCTCCAAAGAAGACCGCGAGAGAGACTACATGATGCTCGGACTGCCCGTGATCGGGGGCCTCAGCGCCGAGTTTTCGAACGTGAAGAAGGCCGCGGCGCTGGACCACGACGCGCTTGCGAAATCCATCGACGCCTTAGCCGATCAATTGAGTGAAACGCGTAACGCGCTGCGGCAATGCGGCGGCGGCGAAGGGGGATTTGCGCGGGAGATGAGTGGGTTTCTGGACACGGCGGAGCTGGAGATGAGGGTGGTGAGGGAGGAGGAGGCGAGCGCGATGGAGCTGGTGAAGAAGACCACGGATTACTATCAAGCAGGATCGTCCAAAGATAAAGGGGCGAATCCGTTTCAGCTGTTTGTGATCGTTAAAGATTTCTTGGGGATGGTTGATCAGGTGTGTATAGAGATTGCCAGGAATGTGCAGAAGAGGAGATCGGCGCCGCCCTCAGTTGAGGGCTCGTCGTCGCCGGCGAGGGTCTTCAGATTCCCTAAACTTCCGCCTAATTTCATGTCGGACAACTCCAAGAGCGGCGGCTCCAGTGATTCCGACACCGACTAGTCCACTTTGTGTACAGACAATTCAAATGCAAAATTGTtaacagtttttttttttttttttttaattttaatttttgcaaatGTAACATTCGTTTTTTGTTACTatcattcatttctttttgaaGTTGAACAATTTTATACACTCCATTTAGCATTTGTTATGTTAGAAATGCAAATACAAGTACCACATTTGAGACGTGACGAGGATTATGAATATGTAAGGATGGAttaaatttcttgattttaaacTTAAATTGAGGGTCCAATCTAAAACGAATGAATACTTGTGTTTACTATTTAAAGTTACACTTTGAATGGATGCAAACTTTTAGAAAAGTGAATGAAcatgagtgaaaaaaattatcatagaGTGAGGTATATTTACGAAAAATGGAAACAAGCATATGAAACTTTAAATCTTGGACCGGACTAAATAGAATCATAGGCATTATTCATAGATAGAAGGGATACGATATTGCGAAGGATGGAATTTATTGATTTCAGACctatacaattaatttttcctAATCGgtcaaaattatcataaattacatttttgaTGTTATAATTTTACATTGATTTTTGCAAGGGAGTTGGTTAGCTGTAGCAGTATTGCATACCTTACATTATAAACACAGCTGTATTGAATTGAATGCGTGtacaattaattatacacCTAATTTTCAACTTTGCATTGATGGTGAATTAAAGCTAGTgtgaattataaaatgacgataaaaaccaaaaaaaaaaaaaggcaggTGACACTGATAAATGACTATTTCATCTTAAAGTTGGATCTGCATTTACGCGGAGTTATCctgaagtaaaaataaataaataatgggaATGTCAAACTTCATTTGACTTTGATGTAAACAAGAATGAAATCATTTATTTCCCACCAAATATATGGTGAAATGGATACATGACACGTGTGTAAATGCCATGGAAATGAATCTTTGCATCATAACTATGATAGCGACCATCAATCTTCATCAAACTATCTGATAATGTTTCAAATAGATTTTGAAATGACAGACATTCCTCCTAAAGACTGCCagattatatttgaaaataaacagAGTTCAACAAATATGCtcataattttagttttaacttTAATGCTACTAGTTTTGCTATCTTGTAGTAATAAAACTGCTTCAAACGAACGTAGCCTTTTATACACACATGATTTTCTCCCTAAATGGGTAAAAAGCAAAATCATAAGCTTCTCTTAAATCTCCTGCTAAGGCAAGATGTTCGATCTCAATAGCAAGTGCAGTGTTGTGCCAGTGTGCCTTCTTCCCTTTGTTTACCTACCGCGATAAAGTATGCTGCTGGCTAGCTAGGCCGTGGAGGAAGTCACGAAACCGAAACCGGTTCTTGTCATGAGCTCTTACTCTAACAGCTTTAGCCATCAATAGTTGTTATCCAGTCGAGATGTAGTGACACTCGACTTGGAAATCTTGAAACAACAATATTCAACGGGTTGTTATAGGTTTTTGACGCATCCCATTTTCAACACCCACCTGAAAATTCATTCGAGAGAGGAGATTAGATCTATTGAAAGATTGAGGGTCTGCTGTTTTTCAATGTTTATGTATGTTACAAGAAAACAACTTGTACCTTTGATTTTGCAGCAAGCTGAGCTTTTTCCGACTCTCTAGCAATTGATTTTTCCCCGAGCTTCTTTAGGAACTGttaaaatacaaagaaaacAGTCGTGAGACACCAGACTAGCATGCTGAGAAATGGTATGATTGTTGGACATACCTCTTTACGCTTCGCAGCTTTGTCATCGCTCTTCAACCCTGCAGCCGGAGAGGGAGTTGCGGGACTTTTCTTATCCAGTGCAATGCTTTTATGCAATCTGTAATTAATTGcagagaagaaataaaaactatttGTAAGAGATTTCGTGAACGATATATGCTCTATTAAGAGCAAAAAACCTCAAAATGATCATCtgttcatttttctttcaaattaaggCTGGAAATGTGGAGAACAATAGAactataatactaataatcaTGGCAAAGCATGAAGTACTAAGGGAAAGCTAGTGCTGCTGCATGTAACAGAAATCGATCAATGCATATATGCACGCTTATGTCTGCTAGCATTAACTAATGTGCTACTGTTTAATTGCATCAACTATATTCTTATGCTAACTATATGGAGCATCAGTAAACCACTTGATACTCGTCCCTTATGTTGTATAATCAGAAATATTAAGTTCTTTCTAGTTTCTATTCCACTTAGTGGCGCATATTTGGCAGTTCCACAGCTTTAAAGATACGTCCATCGTCAACTCAAACATTGTCAGTGGAAATAGATGTATCTATTGATGAACATATATTATTTCACACATATCATAATTGACAGCAACATTAGCAATGAATGAGACTTGAGTTAGCAAGAGGCACGTCTAATACGGCAATAGGATTCAGAAACCAAGTTTTGCACTGAGAGTGGTTAAGAGGATATTGTGAAATCTAACCCAGTAGACAGAGGATTCGATCTCGTTCCTGACTGGATCATATGACTAGTTCTCTTTTCAGCTTCCTTTCTCAGCCTATACACAAAGCAATTAGCCAGTTACAAATTCATAGGCTTCGAACCAGATAAGGAAAAACCAAACAAGTACCGTATATAACACAAGATCCGGTCAAAAGATTTTAGATTATAGAAGTAGGAGCAATACAGAAAATGAGAGTTA
This window contains:
- the LOC125203517 gene encoding formin-like protein 4, which codes for MAATTFLSFFIFLIISHIPESSSQQNIETFYPFSPPPIPSIVPPPPPPDAPISFPPPPGPEVPPPRRTSTKAAVGRAIGVTAASTVVLSALLLFLFVRYNSRRKREENPPASAAAAANGSAARGSFRRYGGNVKGLIVDENGLDVLYWRNMQEGENQNQNQNQGGYRKQNFKSLKEEQQEEEKRVVSERERERKSKPPVQELPLLRGKSSTSQSLIWAEEKHDRIVEKAPSFAVKVEKQLLQNGPPPPPLPPPPRLSAPPPVVAVGAIAKKSPAPPPPPPPIPANIGPPPPPPNKRSSSAGESSSEKVKLKPLHWDKVNPNVEHSMVWDKIDKGSFKFDGDLMEALFGSVAVNRRSPRGGGDTNQPPSPLSNKSGPPSQIFLLDTRRSQNTAIVLKSLALSRKEIIDALHEGHGLSSDTIEKLAAIAPTSDEASQITAFDGDPTRLADAESFLYHLLKSVPTAFSRFHAMLFRSNYDSEVLSIKASLYALESACKELRTRGLFLKLLEAVLKAGNRLNAGTSRGNAQAFNLTALRKLSDVKSSDGKTTLLQFVVQEVVRAEGKRCVLNRNRSLNNNNNNDNNNAASKEDRERDYMMLGLPVIGGLSAEFSNVKKAAALDHDALAKSIDALADQLSETRNALRQCGGGEGGFAREMSGFLDTAELEMRVVREEEASAMELVKKTTDYYQAGSSKDKGANPFQLFVIVKDFLGMVDQVCIEIARNVQKRRSAPPSVEGSSSPARVFRFPKLPPNFMSDNSKSGGSSDSDTD